From a single Paenibacillus sp. FSL W8-0426 genomic region:
- a CDS encoding methyl-accepting chemotaxis protein: MKTKLASLLKIKSLRAKLVSLCLAILIVPTIVIGFSSYTVSKNEMNESGKAALENNVSMVIGMINLLNEQVKSGDLTLEQAQEKLRVELLGEKNADNKRTIKSEYTVGETGYPWAVTKDARSVMNPSNEGQDLTDVVTEDGVYLGKELVKVGTSGGGFVSYKWALPGTGEVETKVSYVQMDPHWGWIIGSGAYLSEFNSGATKVLYLVLIVAAVAVVLGTVIVSMISGRLTNPILQVAKRLKAVADGDLTVEEVKNKSSDEIGELSKDFNHMIQNMRHLIRQVDLSTKQVASSSKELTLGAEHTSQGTENITMSIQESAAGAQDQQTMLQRTTNALQEISVGIQRIAESSSTIADSSVDAMELANIGGTAVEHTAKQMNLINRSVNQTDAMMRMLDERSQQIDAMVYAITNIAKQTNLLALNASIEAARAGEEGRGFSVVAAEVRKLAEQSNQSSGQISTLIQEMRTDIEQSLKTLEQVKLEVDSGIQIANETEEQFNKIVGSTNLIAQQTEELASVTQQITASVQEITAGQEQVSDLALRAADNSQNIAASSEEQLASMEQITTLAATLSDMSQKLENLTVKFKY, from the coding sequence GTGAAAACAAAGTTAGCATCTTTACTAAAAATAAAATCTTTAAGAGCAAAACTAGTCTCTTTGTGCCTGGCCATCCTTATTGTGCCGACAATCGTCATCGGGTTTAGCTCTTATACCGTTTCGAAAAATGAAATGAATGAATCCGGTAAAGCAGCGCTCGAAAATAATGTGAGTATGGTTATTGGCATGATTAACCTTCTGAATGAGCAAGTCAAAAGCGGAGATTTAACATTGGAGCAAGCACAGGAAAAACTTCGCGTCGAACTGCTCGGCGAGAAAAATGCCGATAATAAGCGCACGATCAAAAGCGAATATACGGTAGGAGAAACGGGATATCCGTGGGCGGTTACCAAAGATGCCCGTTCAGTAATGAACCCTTCCAACGAAGGCCAGGATTTGACGGATGTCGTCACAGAAGATGGTGTCTATTTGGGAAAAGAGCTCGTTAAAGTAGGTACAAGCGGCGGCGGATTCGTCTCGTATAAATGGGCTCTCCCTGGTACAGGTGAAGTGGAAACGAAAGTGTCCTATGTTCAAATGGATCCACATTGGGGTTGGATCATCGGTTCGGGTGCATATCTAAGCGAGTTCAACAGCGGTGCCACGAAAGTCCTTTATCTTGTTCTCATTGTTGCGGCCGTTGCGGTCGTTCTCGGAACAGTGATCGTCAGCATGATCTCGGGCCGTTTAACGAACCCTATCCTGCAGGTCGCGAAGCGGCTTAAAGCGGTTGCGGACGGCGACCTGACCGTAGAAGAAGTTAAAAATAAGTCCAGCGATGAGATCGGAGAGCTTTCGAAGGACTTCAACCATATGATCCAAAACATGAGACATCTTATTCGCCAAGTCGATCTCTCCACCAAGCAGGTAGCTTCATCCTCCAAAGAATTGACTCTTGGAGCAGAGCACACAAGCCAGGGCACCGAAAACATCACCATGTCGATTCAGGAATCGGCAGCCGGTGCACAGGATCAACAAACCATGCTTCAGAGGACAACCAATGCGCTCCAGGAAATTTCAGTGGGTATCCAGCGCATAGCGGAGAGCTCTTCAACGATTGCGGACTCTTCTGTGGATGCGATGGAATTGGCTAACATCGGTGGTACGGCTGTCGAGCATACGGCGAAGCAAATGAACCTGATTAACCGTTCCGTGAACCAAACGGATGCCATGATGAGAATGCTGGATGAACGCAGCCAGCAAATTGATGCGATGGTATATGCGATTACAAATATCGCAAAACAGACTAACCTCCTTGCATTGAACGCTTCAATTGAAGCTGCCCGTGCAGGCGAAGAAGGACGCGGTTTCTCCGTAGTTGCTGCTGAAGTAAGGAAGCTTGCCGAGCAGTCTAACCAGTCATCCGGCCAGATTTCCACATTGATTCAGGAGATGCGGACAGATATTGAACAATCGCTTAAAACATTGGAACAAGTCAAACTGGAGGTCGACTCAGGTATACAGATTGCTAATGAGACAGAGGAGCAGTTTAACAAAATCGTAGGCTCTACCAACCTGATCGCGCAGCAAACAGAAGAACTCGCCAGCGTTACGCAACAAATCACCGCAAGTGTCCAGGAAATCACAGCAGGCCAAGAGCAAGTATC
- a CDS encoding 5'-nucleotidase C-terminal domain-containing protein, translating to MLWKKMLGKSTIRVAATALLLSQLLGAVGPVSAASNDVEVHLIGINDLHGQLDTTSLVNDKKVGTAPILATYLKEAQAKYEHSLLFHNGDSVGASAPVSSLDRDEPTMEWMNMMGFDVGSLGNHEFDQGIAALKAQIFGGLDPKEGKVTHAGAKFDYVNANVIETSTGKPLIKPYVIKEVGGVKIGFIGLVTKATPAKVSPSGTAGVRFLSAEEEVEAVNKYAKELQDQGVETIIVLAHDPATTKEGVTTGEAADLAKALPADSPVDVIVAGDNHALANGEVNGKLIVQAYSYGTAFEDIKLMIDPATGDVTEKSATVTTTFQEGVKEDPESLAIIKKSLDKHPELTKPVGTTDGSVTRTDAYNNEAPLGNLIADAMRQADFGDNASDADFAFMNPGGIRADLPEGDVTFADLAKIQPFGNTLVKLELTGEQIQTLLEQQWGTNADGTPNTKTLQISGLKYTADFNKPVAERVTSLSLEDGTPIDPAKTYTAVVNNFMAAGGDNYKVLVDAKSSLAGPIDLDVFYQYIVDTYKGGAIQAKTEGRITNVAASTEQPETPVTTEVISRAEFVSALVDMLKLNEVTAAPAFKDVAADAAYADAIAEAAHAGFIQGYGGNFNPDRDITREEAATILAKLLNNQDADKNAPAIIAGFEDGKTVSKYAVEAMAALIDQGIFGAAEKNLLQPKQTLSADEAKALIQKAVAAKAS from the coding sequence ATGTTATGGAAAAAAATGTTGGGTAAAAGCACAATCCGTGTGGCTGCCACCGCGCTGTTGCTTTCCCAATTATTGGGCGCAGTCGGTCCAGTCTCTGCTGCAAGCAATGACGTCGAAGTACACTTGATCGGAATCAATGACCTGCATGGTCAGTTGGATACGACATCGTTGGTTAATGATAAAAAAGTAGGAACAGCTCCTATTCTGGCTACATATCTAAAAGAAGCTCAAGCCAAGTATGAACATTCCCTGCTCTTCCATAATGGAGACTCTGTGGGCGCATCCGCTCCTGTCTCGTCTCTGGATCGGGATGAGCCTACGATGGAATGGATGAATATGATGGGCTTTGATGTAGGTTCTTTGGGCAATCATGAATTCGACCAAGGCATCGCTGCATTAAAAGCACAAATCTTCGGCGGCCTTGATCCCAAAGAAGGCAAGGTCACTCATGCTGGCGCCAAATTTGATTATGTCAATGCAAACGTCATTGAAACCTCCACGGGCAAACCATTGATTAAGCCCTATGTGATTAAAGAAGTGGGCGGAGTCAAAATCGGATTCATCGGGTTGGTGACGAAGGCTACACCGGCTAAAGTATCTCCATCCGGCACAGCAGGCGTGCGTTTCTTAAGCGCAGAAGAAGAAGTGGAAGCTGTTAATAAATATGCAAAAGAATTGCAAGATCAAGGCGTAGAAACGATCATCGTCCTGGCGCATGATCCAGCAACAACGAAAGAAGGCGTAACCACTGGCGAAGCGGCCGATTTAGCCAAGGCTTTACCCGCAGATTCCCCTGTTGACGTGATCGTTGCAGGCGACAATCATGCTTTGGCAAACGGTGAAGTGAATGGAAAATTGATCGTGCAAGCTTATTCATATGGTACGGCATTTGAAGACATCAAGTTGATGATTGACCCTGCGACCGGGGATGTCACCGAAAAATCAGCTACAGTGACAACGACGTTCCAAGAGGGTGTAAAGGAAGACCCTGAATCTTTGGCAATCATTAAAAAATCATTGGACAAGCATCCTGAGCTAACGAAGCCGGTAGGCACAACGGATGGTTCGGTCACTCGCACCGATGCCTATAATAACGAAGCACCTCTGGGCAACCTTATTGCAGATGCCATGCGTCAAGCAGACTTTGGCGATAACGCAAGCGATGCTGACTTTGCATTCATGAATCCAGGCGGTATTCGTGCCGATCTGCCAGAAGGCGATGTAACCTTTGCGGATCTTGCCAAAATCCAACCTTTCGGCAATACTCTGGTGAAATTAGAGCTGACGGGTGAACAAATTCAAACCTTGCTGGAGCAGCAATGGGGTACGAATGCGGACGGCACACCAAACACCAAAACATTACAAATTTCCGGCCTGAAATATACGGCAGATTTCAATAAGCCAGTAGCAGAACGTGTGACGAGTCTTAGCCTTGAAGATGGCACACCTATTGATCCTGCAAAAACATATACGGCTGTCGTTAACAACTTTATGGCAGCAGGCGGAGATAACTATAAAGTGCTGGTGGATGCCAAGTCATCCTTGGCAGGTCCGATCGATCTGGATGTGTTCTACCAATACATTGTAGATACGTATAAAGGTGGCGCGATTCAAGCTAAAACGGAAGGACGGATCACGAACGTCGCTGCATCTACGGAACAACCGGAAACTCCTGTAACAACAGAAGTCATTTCCCGTGCTGAATTCGTAAGTGCGCTGGTAGACATGTTGAAACTAAACGAAGTAACTGCAGCGCCTGCATTCAAGGATGTTGCTGCCGATGCTGCATATGCTGATGCGATTGCAGAAGCTGCTCATGCCGGATTCATTCAAGGCTACGGCGGTAATTTCAACCCGGATCGTGATATCACTCGTGAAGAAGCGGCTACGATTCTTGCTAAACTGCTGAACAATCAAGATGCCGATAAAAATGCGCCTGCGATCATTGCAGGTTTCGAAGATGGGAAAACCGTTTCCAAATATGCGGTTGAAGCCATGGCAGCATTGATTGACCAAGGTATTTTTGGCGCCGCAGAGAAAAACCTGCTTCAACCTAAACAAACGTTGTCTGCTGACGAGGCAAAAGCTTTAATTCAAAAAGCGGTTGCGGCAAAAGCTTCATAA